The Gemmatimonadota bacterium genome has a segment encoding these proteins:
- the peaB gene encoding quinohemoprotein amine dehydrogenase maturation protein: protein MMLLRRGEYHAFEADGAPHVYLVPSAAVFRLDGASEAVLDALGAEDLTPEALSARLADRFSAPVVQETVHELMGAQAIKTVQAPAPRPAVPGPRRRIPLTTLVLNVTSKCNLSCKYCYEYGEDRLVEPSTKPRFMSEETARESVDFMFAEAGDAPRVHLTFFGGETLLNFKVLRFAMSYAKEKAVALGKEVDASLTTNATLLRDEIIDWMVEHNIGVTVSMDGAREQQDANRVFANGMGSYDSVIPRVQELLRRHRRRPIGARVTLTKGNLKVREIYQHLKHDVGFYEVGFAPVTTSWQRDYAIQDDGFEQMLQEFQLLAREFLETSLDGRHHGFSNVRDTLEEIHKGVAKAYPCGAGLGLLGVATDGDVALCHRFAGSDSHKLGTVRDGIDHGRQDEYLRSHHIDHKTDCRTCWARSLCAGGCYHEAHTRYGSTAQPNLHYCEWIRRWSATCLEVYATLAARRPEFLRQFDA, encoded by the coding sequence ATGATGTTGCTCCGGCGAGGCGAGTATCACGCGTTCGAGGCCGACGGAGCCCCGCACGTCTACCTCGTGCCATCGGCCGCGGTGTTCCGCCTCGATGGGGCGTCGGAGGCCGTGCTCGACGCGTTAGGCGCCGAGGACCTCACCCCCGAGGCGCTGTCGGCACGGCTGGCCGACCGCTTTTCCGCACCGGTGGTGCAGGAGACGGTGCACGAGTTGATGGGGGCCCAGGCGATCAAGACGGTGCAGGCGCCCGCGCCGCGCCCTGCCGTGCCGGGGCCCCGCCGACGGATTCCGCTGACCACGCTCGTCCTGAACGTGACGAGCAAGTGCAACCTGAGCTGCAAGTATTGCTACGAATACGGTGAGGACCGGCTCGTGGAGCCGTCCACCAAGCCGCGGTTCATGAGCGAGGAGACGGCGCGCGAAAGCGTCGACTTCATGTTTGCCGAGGCCGGCGATGCCCCCCGCGTGCACCTGACGTTCTTTGGCGGCGAGACGCTGCTGAACTTCAAGGTGTTGCGCTTCGCGATGTCGTACGCGAAGGAGAAAGCGGTCGCCCTCGGTAAGGAAGTGGATGCCAGCCTGACGACCAACGCCACGCTGTTGCGCGACGAGATCATCGACTGGATGGTCGAGCACAACATCGGGGTCACCGTCTCGATGGACGGTGCGCGGGAGCAGCAGGACGCCAACCGCGTCTTCGCCAACGGGATGGGGAGCTACGACAGCGTGATTCCCCGCGTGCAGGAGTTGCTGCGGCGTCATCGCCGTCGGCCGATCGGTGCGCGCGTGACGCTGACGAAGGGGAACCTCAAGGTGCGCGAGATCTACCAGCACCTGAAGCACGACGTCGGCTTCTACGAGGTCGGCTTTGCCCCGGTGACCACCAGCTGGCAGCGCGACTACGCGATTCAGGATGACGGGTTCGAGCAGATGTTGCAGGAATTCCAGTTGCTGGCTCGCGAATTCCTGGAGACGTCACTCGACGGCCGTCATCATGGGTTCAGCAATGTGCGCGATACCCTTGAAGAGATCCACAAGGGCGTGGCCAAGGCCTATCCCTGTGGGGCAGGACTTGGATTGTTAGGTGTTGCGACCGACGGCGACGTGGCCCTCTGCCACCGCTTTGCCGGCTCCGACTCGCACAAGCTGGGCACAGTGCGAGACGGGATCGACCACGGGCGGCAGGACGAGTACCTGCGGTCGCATCACATTGACCACAAGACCGACTGCCGGACGTGCTGGGCGCGGTCACTGTGCGCTGGCGGGTGTTACCATGAGGCGCACACCCGGTACGGGTCGACGGCCCAGCCCAACCTGCACTATTGCGAATGGATCCGTCGCTGGAGCGCGACGTGCCTGGAAGTGTACGCAACGCTGGCCGCGCGGCGGCCAGAGTTCCTGAGACAGTTCGACGCCTGA
- the qhpC gene encoding quinohemoprotein amine dehydrogenase subunit gamma has product MRHLSAINRKAHAIDGVLAADAARAAATGDAHDVADVVALQQRQDGPHIPLGCSFVFAPGWEVDSSGSTAGLCAPVERDLYDCYVTCFWPIHVPDLYNHAPDWTAKCAAAQQDWRKIDLIFP; this is encoded by the coding sequence ATGCGCCACCTGAGTGCCATCAATCGCAAGGCCCACGCCATCGACGGCGTGCTCGCCGCCGACGCGGCGCGCGCCGCAGCGACCGGCGACGCACACGATGTCGCGGACGTCGTGGCCCTGCAGCAGCGACAAGACGGGCCACACATCCCGCTCGGCTGCTCGTTTGTCTTTGCCCCCGGGTGGGAAGTCGATAGTTCCGGGTCGACGGCCGGACTCTGTGCGCCGGTCGAGCGCGACCTGTATGACTGCTATGTCACCTGCTTCTGGCCGATCCACGTGCCAGACCTGTACAATCACGCGCCCGACTGGACCGCGAAGTGTGCCGCGGCCCAACAGGATTGGCGCAAGATTGACCTGATCTTCCCATGA
- a CDS encoding ABC transporter ATP-binding protein, with translation MLPPDLLRALGFVRRHAWRLVPVVGLTLFATALSLSQPFLSRILVDRALLGRDVRILAWTVLGFLGLTALSLACNAIAGLRYTRVSADILFEMRLEVLAHLQRLSPRYFTATPLGQIASRINSDIAEIQRVVSEVALAWIGQVVFLVGSVVMLVVLDVRLFLLTLVAFPPALVSLVWYRRRLEGSVTEVREHSAGVGTFLIEALQGMRLLVAHNAEFRSREEFARRNEGFVGALMSMRRLTYLAGGLPGVVLSVGSAAVFFYGGWRVITGEISMGTMVAFVAYQMRLLSPVQGLMGIYTSVAAARVSLRRVQEILDTPVAVPDGAVSSPVPEVRGAIAVRGVSYQYDRGAVLRDVSFDVAAGEWVAIVGASGGGKSSLADLLVRYADPDRGQLTLDGHDLRQFPLTDVRRAVLVVDGEPFVLHASVRDNLRLASPDAPDERLVDALAQAGMGAWLAAAPEGLATVLGERGRALSSGERQRLAIARAILADPPVLILDEATGALDVATEGALLDALRPWLARRTVLCITHRPSVAAMAARTISLRDGTVAPAEGAVA, from the coding sequence ATGCTGCCCCCTGACCTTCTTCGGGCCCTCGGGTTCGTGCGTCGCCATGCGTGGCGCCTGGTGCCGGTCGTTGGGCTCACCCTGTTCGCGACCGCTCTCTCGCTATCTCAGCCCTTCCTGTCGCGCATCCTGGTTGATCGGGCCCTGCTCGGGCGGGATGTGCGCATCCTCGCATGGACGGTCCTCGGCTTCCTGGGGCTCACGGCGCTGAGCCTGGCCTGCAATGCCATCGCCGGGTTGCGCTACACACGGGTCTCCGCCGACATCCTGTTCGAGATGCGCCTCGAGGTCCTGGCGCACCTGCAGCGGCTTTCGCCGCGCTACTTCACTGCGACTCCCCTCGGGCAGATCGCATCGCGGATCAACAGCGACATCGCCGAGATCCAGCGCGTGGTGAGTGAGGTGGCCCTCGCCTGGATCGGGCAGGTGGTGTTTCTCGTGGGGAGTGTCGTGATGCTGGTCGTGCTGGACGTGCGCCTCTTTCTGTTGACGCTGGTGGCCTTTCCGCCGGCGCTCGTCTCGCTGGTCTGGTATCGCCGCCGGTTGGAAGGGTCCGTGACCGAGGTGCGGGAGCACAGTGCGGGGGTGGGCACGTTCTTGATCGAGGCGTTGCAAGGGATGCGGCTGCTGGTGGCGCACAACGCCGAGTTCCGCTCGCGCGAGGAGTTCGCGCGTCGCAACGAGGGATTCGTCGGTGCGCTGATGTCGATGCGACGTCTCACCTACCTCGCGGGTGGGCTCCCAGGGGTTGTCCTCTCGGTCGGGAGTGCGGCGGTGTTTTTTTACGGCGGGTGGCGCGTGATCACGGGCGAGATCTCGATGGGGACGATGGTGGCCTTCGTGGCGTACCAGATGCGCCTGCTGTCGCCGGTGCAGGGATTGATGGGTATCTACACGAGTGTTGCAGCTGCCCGGGTGTCCCTGCGACGGGTCCAGGAGATCCTGGACACCCCGGTGGCCGTGCCCGACGGCGCGGTGTCCAGCCCGGTCCCGGAGGTGCGTGGGGCGATCGCCGTGCGGGGGGTGAGCTACCAGTACGATCGCGGGGCCGTACTGCGTGATGTCTCGTTCGACGTCGCGGCGGGGGAATGGGTGGCGATCGTCGGGGCCAGCGGCGGCGGCAAGTCGAGCCTGGCAGACCTGCTGGTGCGGTACGCGGACCCAGACCGGGGCCAGCTGACGCTGGACGGCCACGACTTGCGGCAGTTCCCGCTCACCGATGTGCGTCGTGCGGTGTTGGTCGTTGACGGCGAGCCGTTCGTCCTTCATGCATCGGTACGCGACAACCTGCGCCTTGCGTCCCCGGATGCCCCGGATGAACGCCTGGTCGACGCGTTGGCGCAGGCAGGGATGGGGGCATGGCTCGCGGCCGCTCCCGAGGGGCTGGCGACGGTCCTTGGTGAACGCGGCCGCGCGCTGTCGTCCGGCGAGCGCCAGCGACTGGCGATTGCGCGCGCCATCCTCGCGGATCCCCCGGTGCTGATTCTCGATGAAGCGACCGGGGCGCTCGACGTGGCGACGGAAGGTGCCCTGCTCGACGCGCTGCGTCCCTGGCTCGCGCGGCGCACGGTCCTCTGCATTACGCACCGACCGTCGGTAGCGGCGATGGCGGCCCGGACGATCAGCCTGCGAGATGGCACCGTCGCTCCCGCCGAAGGAGCCGTGGCATGA
- a CDS encoding S8 family serine peptidase: MTGHGRAPVRVAVIDSGIAAGHPHVGRVVGGTALVGEDPSAWQDRLGHGTAVAGAISDLAPGVELLSVRVFDTTLATTARLLCQAIDWAADQGADLINLSVGTTNEAHRPLFEAAVSRARERGAWVVAAAMDRSVGLLPGMLNGVVGVVADPSCPRGEVRQVMGTVGVQLGASPRPRPIPGVPPERNLSGVSFAVANATGVLAAMRGSAHPIDLAVWPGDR; the protein is encoded by the coding sequence ATGACGGGCCACGGGCGAGCTCCAGTCCGGGTGGCGGTGATCGACAGCGGGATCGCGGCAGGCCATCCTCACGTCGGCCGGGTGGTCGGGGGGACGGCACTCGTGGGCGAGGACCCGAGTGCATGGCAGGACCGACTTGGGCACGGGACGGCGGTTGCGGGGGCGATCAGCGACTTGGCGCCAGGGGTGGAGCTGTTGTCGGTACGCGTGTTCGACACGACGCTCGCGACCACCGCGCGCTTGCTCTGTCAGGCGATCGACTGGGCCGCGGATCAGGGTGCCGACCTCATCAACCTGAGTGTCGGGACGACGAACGAGGCGCACCGGCCCCTGTTTGAGGCGGCGGTTTCCCGTGCCAGGGAACGGGGTGCATGGGTCGTCGCGGCGGCGATGGATCGTTCGGTGGGTCTTCTGCCCGGCATGCTCAATGGGGTCGTCGGCGTCGTGGCCGATCCCTCGTGCCCGAGGGGCGAGGTGCGCCAGGTCATGGGGACCGTCGGCGTTCAGCTGGGGGCCTCGCCTCGCCCGCGTCCCATCCCCGGGGTGCCGCCGGAGCGCAACCTGAGCGGCGTCTCCTTTGCTGTCGCGAACGCGACGGGAGTCCTCGCCGCTATGCGGGGGAGCGCTCACCCCATCGACCTGGCCGTGTGGCCCGGCGATCGGTAG
- a CDS encoding glycine--tRNA ligase codes for MSHPDVMEKLVSLCKRRGFIFQSSEIYGGAGSVWDYGPLGVELKKNLKDRWWHAMVRSRDDIEGLDAAILMHPRVWEASGHVAGFTDPMVDCKACKARFRADKLEDAQCPRKPSKTPGAHGDCQLTEPRLFNLMFKTHIGPMEDTASVAYLRPETAQGIYVNFLNVQQASRQKIPFGIAQIGKAFRNEITPGNFIFRTREFEQMEMQFFVDPQADHMEWFEYWKAQRMAWHRSLGLDEGRLLFHQHTDKELAHYARAAFDIQFDFGGTLGFQEIEGVHHRGDFDLGRHQEYSSKRLEYVDQVSNRRYIPFVVETSVGADRTTLAVLVNGYREEEVPGESEGRVVLKLDPRVAPVKAGIFPLVKKDGMPEFADKLAKELRVRFPVFLDESGAIGRRYRRQDEVGTPFCLTVDGQTMQDGSVTVRDRDTLAQERVAADQVAAYLAARVS; via the coding sequence ATGTCCCATCCCGACGTCATGGAGAAACTCGTGTCGCTGTGTAAGCGACGCGGCTTCATCTTCCAGTCCTCCGAGATCTATGGAGGCGCGGGCTCGGTGTGGGACTACGGGCCGCTCGGCGTGGAGCTCAAGAAGAACCTGAAGGACCGCTGGTGGCACGCGATGGTCCGCTCCCGAGACGATATCGAGGGGCTGGATGCGGCCATCCTGATGCATCCCCGTGTCTGGGAGGCTTCCGGTCACGTCGCGGGCTTCACCGATCCCATGGTGGACTGCAAGGCATGCAAGGCGCGTTTTCGGGCCGACAAGCTCGAGGATGCCCAGTGCCCGCGGAAACCGAGCAAGACCCCTGGCGCACACGGGGACTGCCAGTTGACCGAGCCGCGCCTGTTCAACCTGATGTTCAAGACGCACATCGGGCCGATGGAAGACACGGCGAGCGTCGCCTACCTGCGGCCGGAGACGGCACAGGGGATCTACGTGAACTTCCTCAATGTGCAGCAGGCGTCACGCCAGAAGATCCCCTTCGGCATCGCGCAGATTGGCAAGGCGTTCCGCAACGAGATCACGCCCGGGAATTTCATCTTCCGCACGCGTGAGTTCGAGCAGATGGAGATGCAGTTCTTCGTTGATCCCCAGGCGGACCACATGGAGTGGTTCGAGTACTGGAAGGCGCAGCGCATGGCGTGGCATCGGTCGCTGGGCCTCGACGAGGGCCGCTTGCTCTTCCACCAGCACACCGACAAGGAGCTGGCCCACTACGCACGGGCGGCGTTCGACATCCAGTTCGACTTTGGCGGGACCCTCGGCTTCCAGGAGATCGAGGGGGTGCACCACCGCGGGGATTTTGACCTCGGACGACACCAGGAGTATTCGTCCAAGCGGCTGGAGTATGTGGACCAGGTGTCCAATCGCCGCTACATACCGTTTGTCGTCGAGACGTCGGTGGGGGCGGACCGGACCACGTTGGCTGTGCTCGTGAACGGCTACCGTGAAGAAGAGGTCCCCGGGGAGAGCGAGGGTCGGGTGGTGCTCAAGCTCGACCCGCGCGTCGCGCCGGTGAAGGCCGGCATTTTCCCGCTGGTCAAGAAGGATGGGATGCCGGAGTTCGCCGACAAGCTGGCGAAGGAGCTGCGCGTGCGTTTCCCCGTCTTCCTCGACGAGAGTGGAGCCATTGGACGGCGCTACCGTCGGCAGGATGAGGTCGGGACCCCATTCTGCCTTACCGTCGATGGACAAACGATGCAGGACGGGTCGGTGACCGTCCGGGACCGCGACACCCTGGCGCAGGAGCGGGTGGCCGCGGACCAGGTGGCCGCCTACCTCGCCGCGCGCGTCTCCTGA
- a CDS encoding PAS domain S-box protein has protein sequence MFARLQTVFETVAEGIVLQDEAGAIVEANPAASQLLGLTNDQLLGRSSVDARWRAVRVDGTDFPGSDHPAMVTLRTGEPQRGVIMGVHRPDGSLNWISINTARVEQGSQRNGVVSTFVDVTAQRNAEAEVVRAKEALNQLREIQALFIGGAPTERVCQALVALFLEASGSEYGFIAELREEAGTRFFQLHAVLSDSWSEEELSYYEASAGLGMEFLRPGAFFEAAAEGTVPRFANPATREDLAHGHLPDAPTLRNIAAIPIMVGGATIGMVGLANRGMDYDADVAADCGLTVATCGQILSAIRVDRERRRAIEDLRAAEERHDLILDATGIGRWDWNPTTDAAVFDRQWCHLVGYAESEIEGSGSRWLSLVHNEDLTAIDEALKAHLAGQTRLYRVEFRMKHKAGRWVWILALGRLIEHDAHGLPARMVGIHVDITRQKEVEAELAHSRDLSDRANRAKSEFLAAMSHEIRTPMNGVIGVAHLLLGTGLTAQQEEYAQTIRRSGEILLTLIDDILDFSKIEAGKLELESIDFDLRTTVAEVTDFVNPRIDEKGLELVVHWDCPPIPHFVGDPKRLRQVLINLCGNAAKFTERGGVTVRIERPAPDVLRFSVRDTGIGIPADKQQLIFEKFSQADSSTTRRFGGTGLGLAISRRLVEAMGGQIGVTSQPGEGSTFWFSLPVPNTPDVPAAVDELAGAHVILVADCAILAAAASALLGHLGVGHSQVNHPRDIPIALDGLPAGTHAIVVIDDQPAEWDTATAIRVTESRASVSRCRCIAITGARRRQTLQELLSGSRARILAKPLARIPVFTQALLDCVAELRDGPDSALEPVRLQGRLTGEQHEVRPTFEGVRVLIAEDNDVNRLVAEAMLQNLGCTVACAADGRQALEMVLAEHYDCVFMDCDMPEMDGFEATARIREDEGAMGRRVPIIALTANALVGDRERCIAAGMDDYLAKPIIPRDMEEMLARWVRANTNTQETRAAR, from the coding sequence ATGTTCGCCCGGCTCCAAACGGTATTCGAAACGGTTGCTGAGGGAATCGTCCTCCAGGACGAGGCCGGCGCCATCGTGGAAGCCAACCCCGCCGCCTCCCAGCTCCTCGGGCTGACCAACGACCAGCTTCTCGGTCGCTCCTCGGTGGACGCCCGCTGGCGCGCGGTCCGCGTGGATGGGACTGACTTCCCGGGGAGTGACCACCCCGCCATGGTGACCCTGCGCACCGGGGAACCCCAGCGTGGGGTCATCATGGGGGTCCACCGCCCTGACGGGAGCCTGAACTGGATCTCCATCAATACCGCACGCGTCGAGCAGGGCAGCCAGCGTAACGGTGTCGTCTCCACCTTTGTGGATGTCACGGCGCAGCGGAACGCCGAGGCAGAGGTCGTCCGGGCGAAGGAAGCACTGAATCAGCTCCGCGAGATCCAGGCGCTGTTCATCGGAGGGGCGCCTACAGAACGCGTGTGTCAGGCCCTCGTCGCGCTCTTTCTGGAGGCATCCGGCTCCGAGTACGGGTTCATCGCCGAGCTGCGAGAGGAGGCCGGGACGCGATTCTTCCAGCTGCACGCGGTCTTGTCAGATTCCTGGAGCGAGGAGGAACTGTCGTACTACGAGGCCAGCGCCGGCCTCGGAATGGAATTTCTGCGCCCGGGCGCGTTTTTCGAGGCGGCCGCCGAAGGGACCGTGCCGCGGTTCGCGAACCCCGCGACTCGCGAGGACCTCGCCCACGGTCACTTGCCGGACGCACCGACCCTTCGCAACATCGCCGCGATCCCGATCATGGTCGGCGGCGCCACGATTGGCATGGTGGGCCTGGCCAATCGTGGCATGGACTACGATGCCGATGTCGCCGCAGACTGCGGACTGACCGTCGCCACCTGCGGACAGATCCTCTCCGCGATTCGCGTCGACCGCGAGCGACGACGGGCCATCGAGGACCTCCGGGCGGCCGAGGAACGGCACGACCTGATCCTCGACGCGACCGGGATTGGTCGCTGGGACTGGAACCCCACCACCGATGCCGCCGTCTTCGACCGGCAGTGGTGTCACCTGGTCGGTTATGCAGAAAGCGAAATCGAGGGATCCGGAAGCCGGTGGCTCTCCCTCGTGCACAACGAAGACCTGACGGCAATTGACGAAGCCCTGAAGGCGCACCTCGCGGGACAGACGCGACTGTACCGCGTGGAGTTTCGCATGAAGCACAAGGCCGGGCGCTGGGTCTGGATCCTTGCCCTCGGTCGCTTGATCGAGCACGACGCACACGGGCTACCCGCGCGCATGGTCGGCATCCACGTCGACATCACCCGCCAGAAGGAAGTCGAGGCCGAGCTCGCCCATTCCCGCGACCTCTCCGATCGGGCGAATCGCGCCAAGAGCGAGTTCCTCGCCGCGATGAGCCACGAGATTCGCACGCCCATGAACGGGGTGATCGGCGTCGCCCACCTCCTCCTCGGCACGGGGCTCACGGCGCAGCAGGAAGAGTACGCGCAGACCATCCGCCGCTCCGGCGAGATCCTCCTCACACTCATTGACGACATCCTCGACTTCTCCAAGATCGAGGCCGGCAAGCTCGAGTTGGAGTCGATTGACTTCGATCTCCGGACCACCGTGGCCGAGGTTACCGACTTCGTCAACCCGCGCATTGACGAAAAGGGACTGGAGTTGGTGGTACACTGGGACTGTCCCCCGATCCCGCACTTCGTCGGCGACCCCAAGCGTTTGCGGCAGGTGCTCATCAACCTCTGCGGAAACGCCGCAAAGTTCACGGAACGCGGCGGGGTGACCGTGCGCATCGAGCGTCCCGCGCCAGATGTCCTGCGGTTCAGCGTGCGCGATACCGGCATCGGCATTCCGGCAGACAAACAGCAACTCATCTTTGAGAAGTTCTCGCAGGCCGACAGCAGCACCACACGGCGATTCGGCGGGACGGGGCTCGGCCTGGCGATCTCCCGGCGCCTCGTCGAGGCGATGGGCGGCCAGATCGGGGTCACGTCCCAACCGGGCGAAGGCTCCACCTTCTGGTTTTCGCTGCCCGTCCCGAACACTCCGGATGTTCCGGCCGCCGTGGACGAACTCGCTGGAGCACACGTGATCCTGGTCGCGGATTGCGCCATCCTCGCGGCGGCCGCATCCGCGCTCCTTGGTCACCTCGGCGTTGGCCATTCCCAGGTGAATCACCCGCGCGACATTCCGATCGCTCTTGACGGGCTGCCGGCAGGCACCCACGCGATCGTGGTCATCGACGACCAACCGGCTGAGTGGGACACCGCCACCGCCATTCGGGTGACTGAATCCCGCGCCTCCGTGAGTCGGTGTCGATGCATAGCCATCACCGGGGCGCGCCGACGGCAGACGTTGCAGGAGCTCCTCTCCGGATCTCGCGCCCGTATCCTCGCGAAGCCCCTGGCGCGGATCCCGGTGTTCACCCAGGCGCTTCTCGACTGCGTGGCTGAGCTGCGCGATGGCCCCGACAGTGCCTTGGAACCCGTCCGACTCCAAGGTCGACTCACGGGAGAGCAGCACGAGGTGCGCCCGACATTCGAAGGGGTCCGCGTCCTCATCGCCGAAGACAATGACGTCAACCGGCTCGTCGCTGAAGCGATGCTTCAAAACCTCGGCTGCACCGTGGCATGTGCGGCGGACGGGCGGCAGGCGCTGGAGATGGTGCTCGCCGAACACTACGACTGTGTCTTTATGGACTGCGACATGCCGGAGATGGACGGCTTCGAGGCCACGGCGCGCATTCGCGAGGACGAAGGCGCGATGGGTCGTCGCGTCCCCATCATCGCCTTGACGGCGAATGCGCTCGTCGGGGACCGCGAGCGCTGCATCGCCGCCGGAATGGACGACTACCTGGCGAAGCCGATCATCCCGCGGGACATGGAGGAGATGTTGGCGCGCTGGGTGCGCGCCAACACCAACACTCAGGAGACGCGCGCGGCGAGGTAG